One stretch of Corallococcus soli DNA includes these proteins:
- a CDS encoding response regulator: MGPVLIVDDEFGIVEAVRDLLSDEGYRVATALNGREALERMARERPSMVLLDYMMPLLNGPGVLEAMQRDPVLRDVPVVMMSASPPEFWQHLPCAGFLPKPFDIDQLLATVRQIVGGPPLH, translated from the coding sequence ATGGGTCCCGTCCTCATCGTCGACGACGAGTTCGGCATCGTGGAGGCCGTCCGCGACCTGTTATCGGACGAGGGCTACCGCGTCGCCACCGCCCTCAACGGCCGAGAGGCCCTGGAGCGGATGGCGCGGGAGCGCCCGTCGATGGTGCTGCTGGACTACATGATGCCGCTGCTCAACGGCCCGGGCGTGCTGGAGGCGATGCAGCGCGACCCCGTCCTGCGGGATGTCCCGGTCGTGATGATGAGCGCCAGTCCCCCGGAGTTCTGGCAGCACCTGCCGTGCGCGGGCTTCCTGCCCAAGCCCTTCGACATCGACCAGCTGCTCGCCACGGTCCGCCAGATCGTCGGCGGCCCGCCGCTGCACTGA
- a CDS encoding ATPase encodes MTDFFRRPPPGAGPASPDAEQDPNRSVTPLETPAAPVSPILAPPPRPRVPTTAIPAAPPPPAEAFAKPRPPPPAPLPSVIFDPMPRPRLPAPGTGVAPPGAPPPFHDDLVDVQTERRTAPPGPPADPDRRGGVAPDFDRRGGGPPAEGDRRGAAPQGDGERRGSAADRRGGGSQQPYTGPDRRGTVPPQSYSGPDRRGSRREASEAPTPNRFWPVQPRNLQECGLNATFVEELVLKAIFFAGEMRGMDVAARLQLPTTLVDEIIEGLRRQKYIDIRGGGGSGVGRSTMIYQLTTFVTEVLRQILDRNRYNGPAPVPFNEWVAAVKQQTVRGNRITRQRMQDKFGDLIIRDYIFDGIGPAMNSGRAIFFYGPPGNGKTAICQGMVNCYDGDIFIPHALLIDDFVVKMFDANIHKAVEDEPGAPAYDRRWVRCRRPLVVVGGELTLEMLDLVYTPEVKYYEAPFQMKASNGMLLIDDFGRQKVSPKDLLNRWIVPLESDIDILTLHTGKKLQVPFDVFAAFSTNLDPSDLVDDAFLRRVRYKLEVQRPDEQQFHEIFQMMCKKRGVPYDARAIDYLIDEHYKPTRRPFAACQPRDLLDQVIDMANYQGSSPRLEPSLLDAAVRSYFVRFDKPPSGPTSASAR; translated from the coding sequence ATGACCGACTTCTTCCGCAGGCCCCCTCCTGGCGCGGGCCCAGCCTCCCCGGACGCCGAGCAGGATCCGAACCGCAGCGTCACCCCCCTGGAGACGCCCGCCGCGCCGGTGAGCCCCATCCTGGCGCCGCCGCCCCGTCCGCGCGTGCCCACCACCGCGATTCCGGCAGCCCCGCCGCCGCCCGCGGAGGCGTTCGCCAAGCCCCGCCCGCCGCCGCCCGCGCCGCTGCCGTCCGTCATCTTCGACCCGATGCCGCGCCCCCGCCTGCCTGCGCCGGGGACCGGCGTGGCCCCCCCGGGTGCGCCGCCGCCCTTCCACGACGACCTGGTGGACGTGCAGACCGAGCGGCGCACCGCGCCCCCGGGTCCTCCCGCGGACCCGGACCGTCGCGGTGGCGTGGCCCCCGACTTCGACCGTCGCGGGGGCGGGCCTCCGGCGGAGGGCGACCGTCGCGGCGCTGCCCCGCAGGGAGACGGGGAGCGGCGGGGGTCTGCCGCGGACCGTCGCGGGGGCGGCTCGCAGCAGCCCTACACGGGCCCCGACCGTCGCGGCACGGTGCCCCCCCAGTCGTACTCCGGCCCGGACCGCCGCGGCTCCCGTCGCGAAGCCTCCGAGGCCCCGACCCCCAACCGCTTCTGGCCCGTGCAGCCGCGCAACCTCCAGGAGTGCGGACTCAACGCCACGTTCGTGGAGGAGCTGGTCCTCAAGGCCATCTTCTTCGCGGGCGAGATGCGCGGCATGGACGTGGCCGCCCGCCTGCAACTGCCCACCACCCTGGTGGATGAGATCATCGAAGGCCTGCGCCGGCAGAAGTACATCGACATCCGCGGCGGTGGCGGCTCCGGCGTGGGCCGCTCCACGATGATCTACCAGCTCACCACATTCGTGACGGAGGTGCTGCGGCAGATCCTGGACCGCAACCGCTACAACGGTCCGGCGCCGGTGCCCTTCAACGAATGGGTCGCCGCCGTGAAGCAGCAGACCGTGCGCGGCAACCGCATCACCCGGCAGCGGATGCAGGACAAGTTCGGCGACCTCATCATCCGCGACTACATCTTCGACGGCATCGGCCCGGCGATGAACTCCGGCCGCGCCATCTTCTTCTACGGCCCCCCGGGCAACGGCAAGACGGCCATCTGCCAGGGCATGGTGAACTGCTACGACGGGGACATCTTCATCCCGCACGCGCTGCTCATCGACGACTTCGTCGTGAAGATGTTCGACGCCAACATCCACAAGGCGGTGGAGGACGAACCCGGCGCGCCCGCGTACGACCGCCGCTGGGTGCGCTGCCGCCGGCCGCTGGTGGTGGTGGGCGGTGAGCTGACGCTGGAGATGCTCGACCTCGTCTACACGCCGGAGGTGAAGTACTACGAGGCCCCGTTCCAGATGAAGGCGAGCAACGGCATGCTCCTCATCGACGACTTCGGCCGCCAGAAGGTGTCCCCCAAGGACCTGCTCAACCGGTGGATCGTCCCGCTGGAGAGCGACATCGACATCCTCACGCTGCACACGGGCAAGAAGCTCCAGGTGCCCTTCGACGTGTTCGCCGCCTTCTCCACCAACCTGGATCCCAGCGACCTCGTGGACGACGCCTTCCTGCGCCGCGTCCGCTACAAGCTGGAGGTGCAGCGCCCGGACGAACAGCAGTTCCATGAGATCTTCCAGATGATGTGCAAGAAGCGCGGCGTCCCCTACGACGCGCGCGCCATCGACTATCTCATCGACGAGCACTACAAGCCGACGCGCCGGCCCTTCGCCGCGTGCCAGCCTCGTGACCTGTTGGATCAGGTCATCGACATGGCCAACTACCAGGGCAGCTCCCCGCGCCTGGAACCCTCGCTGCTGGACGCCGCCGTGCGCAGCTACTTCGTGCGCTTCGACAAGCCTCCGTCCGGGCCCACCTCCGCGTCCGCTCGCTGA
- a CDS encoding lamin tail domain-containing protein — MSLSFRHLLAPMSAVLLLLSACGGDDPKDPVCGNGIVESGEACDDGNRTEGDRCNNSCQITTPTVDAGTDAGVIPGDDAGTDAGTETDAGTETDAGTETDAGTVDAGTGTDAGTETDAGTETDAGTETDAGTTVDAGTVDAGTGTDAGTETDAGTETDAGTETDAGTDAGTETDAGTDAGTETDGGIDAGPAPDAGTETDGGTTDAGPVTLTALEPAATFARSGTTGETIPESLEVTLSTSSDTAVVVQVTSSSPSVTVANNGQVVVPAGARSAAVIVTADAAAGAAKATLTATLGAEVRAATVRVLGETEAASLALLSPETVEVAPGKTVNLTVTLDVPPAADTIITLSTTGDVGTVPTSVTVPANEISAKFALTGGTAGATGTVVATLGAQSVSAQAKVTSEPTTNHIVISEVAAGGTGGANDEFVELYNPTNAEVNIGGWRIQYKSATGTSYTGNFVLPASARIAAHGFYLVANGSYAGTVTPDANWAGAISMGANGGHVRVGPANLTTSTTDANAVDTLGWGTTANAAEGSPILSIPATAGSFERIANAGASAATMESGADAAKGNSYDTNVNSADFIIRTTRGPQNKASGTEQP, encoded by the coding sequence ATGTCCTTGTCTTTCCGGCACCTGCTGGCCCCTATGTCAGCGGTGCTGTTGCTGTTGTCCGCGTGCGGTGGTGATGACCCGAAGGATCCCGTCTGTGGCAACGGCATCGTCGAGAGCGGTGAAGCGTGCGACGACGGCAATCGCACCGAAGGCGATCGCTGCAACAACAGCTGCCAGATCACGACCCCGACGGTCGATGCAGGCACTGACGCCGGCGTGATCCCCGGCGACGATGCCGGCACCGACGCGGGCACCGAGACGGACGCCGGCACGGAGACGGACGCGGGCACGGAGACGGACGCGGGCACGGTCGACGCAGGCACCGGGACGGACGCGGGCACGGAGACGGACGCGGGCACGGAGACGGACGCGGGCACGGAGACGGACGCCGGCACGACGGTGGACGCGGGCACGGTCGACGCGGGCACCGGGACGGACGCGGGCACGGAGACGGACGCGGGCACGGAGACGGACGCCGGCACGGAGACGGATGCCGGCACGGATGCTGGCACCGAGACGGACGCGGGCACGGACGCCGGTACGGAGACGGACGGCGGCATCGACGCGGGTCCTGCTCCGGATGCGGGCACGGAGACGGATGGCGGCACGACGGACGCGGGCCCCGTGACGCTCACCGCGCTGGAGCCGGCCGCGACCTTCGCGCGCTCGGGCACCACGGGTGAGACGATTCCGGAGTCCCTGGAAGTGACGCTGAGCACCTCGTCCGACACGGCCGTGGTGGTGCAGGTCACCTCGTCCAGCCCCTCGGTCACCGTGGCCAACAACGGCCAGGTGGTGGTCCCGGCGGGTGCTCGTTCGGCGGCGGTCATCGTGACGGCGGACGCGGCGGCCGGTGCGGCCAAGGCGACGCTGACGGCCACGCTGGGCGCGGAGGTTCGCGCGGCCACGGTGCGCGTCCTCGGCGAGACGGAGGCGGCCTCGCTGGCGCTCCTGTCGCCGGAGACGGTGGAAGTGGCCCCGGGCAAGACGGTCAACCTCACCGTGACGCTCGACGTGCCGCCCGCGGCGGACACGATCATCACGCTCTCCACGACGGGTGACGTGGGCACGGTGCCCACGTCCGTGACGGTGCCGGCCAACGAGATCTCCGCGAAGTTCGCCCTCACGGGCGGCACGGCCGGAGCGACGGGCACGGTGGTCGCCACTCTCGGTGCCCAGTCCGTCTCCGCGCAGGCGAAGGTCACCTCCGAGCCCACGACGAACCACATCGTCATCAGCGAGGTCGCGGCGGGCGGCACCGGAGGCGCGAACGACGAGTTCGTCGAGCTCTACAACCCGACGAACGCGGAAGTGAACATCGGTGGCTGGAGGATCCAGTACAAGAGCGCCACGGGTACCAGCTACACCGGCAACTTCGTTCTGCCGGCGAGCGCCCGCATCGCGGCCCACGGCTTCTACCTGGTGGCCAATGGCAGCTACGCGGGCACCGTCACCCCGGACGCGAACTGGGCCGGGGCCATCTCCATGGGCGCCAATGGTGGGCACGTGCGAGTGGGCCCCGCGAACCTCACCACCAGCACCACGGATGCGAACGCCGTGGACACGCTGGGCTGGGGCACCACGGCGAACGCGGCGGAGGGCAGCCCCATCCTCAGCATTCCCGCCACGGCCGGCAGCTTCGAGCGCATTGCCAACGCCGGGGCCTCCGCCGCCACCATGGAGAGCGGCGCGGACGCGGCGAAGGGCAACAGCTACGACACGAACGTGAACAGCGCGGACTTCATCATCCGCACCACGCGCGGGCCGCAGAACAAGGCGAGCGGCACCGAACAGCCGTGA
- a CDS encoding ATPase domain-containing protein, which translates to MGLEGPRDEQRVATGIPGLDTVLCGGLRKGRMYMVLGLPGAGKTILANQVCFHQATQGCRILYLTLLAESHTELVRNLQTLSFFDPACVPGSISYLSAFTTLEQGGLDALAELIRKEIKAHKASLLVLDGLLAAEELAPSRQALKKFIHGLQVVTSLIGCTTLVLTTGGEKGLRAEHTMVDGLILLQQRTFGVRTLRELSVRKFRGSAYKMGQHGFEITGDGLIVYPRLESMVDGHLVPGAGTRERDAFGVPGLDTMLLGGVPAGSTTILLGPPGSGKTLLGLSFLAEGARRGERGHYFAFYDAPERMLAQAAGVGLHLQPLMERGDLEVSFRPPTENVLDKLGTELLTTIRSGRVRRIFLDGYEALRRASTRHTRVARFLAALVNECRVREVTLVYTAESTSAFGPEVKFPLKGISMVAENILFLRLVELHAGLRRFVTVLKVRNSDYDPSLRELHITGKGLRVGKPFAEGQMLMTGLARTRTPETTSPPKPRRSVRKRAATQAAPSKPRRNVSKRRGT; encoded by the coding sequence ATGGGTCTGGAAGGTCCACGTGACGAGCAGCGGGTGGCCACCGGCATCCCTGGGCTCGACACGGTGCTTTGTGGCGGCCTGCGCAAGGGGCGCATGTACATGGTCCTGGGGCTGCCGGGCGCGGGGAAGACCATCCTCGCCAACCAGGTCTGCTTCCACCAGGCGACCCAGGGCTGCCGGATCCTCTACCTCACGCTCCTGGCTGAATCGCACACGGAGCTGGTGCGCAACCTCCAGACGCTGTCCTTCTTCGACCCGGCCTGCGTGCCCGGGAGCATCAGCTACCTGAGCGCCTTCACCACCCTGGAGCAGGGGGGCCTGGACGCGCTCGCGGAGCTGATCCGCAAGGAGATCAAGGCGCACAAGGCCTCGCTGCTGGTGCTGGACGGCCTGCTGGCCGCGGAGGAGCTGGCCCCGTCGCGCCAAGCGCTCAAGAAGTTCATCCACGGCCTCCAGGTGGTGACCAGCCTCATCGGCTGCACCACGCTGGTGCTCACCACCGGGGGCGAGAAGGGCCTGCGCGCCGAGCACACGATGGTGGATGGGCTCATCCTGCTCCAGCAGCGCACCTTCGGCGTGCGCACCCTGCGCGAGCTGAGCGTGCGCAAGTTCCGGGGCAGCGCCTACAAGATGGGCCAGCACGGCTTTGAGATCACCGGCGACGGGCTCATCGTCTATCCCCGCCTGGAGTCCATGGTGGACGGGCACCTGGTGCCCGGCGCGGGGACGCGCGAGCGGGATGCCTTCGGGGTGCCCGGCCTGGACACGATGCTGCTGGGCGGCGTGCCCGCGGGCTCCACCACCATCCTCCTGGGCCCTCCCGGCAGTGGAAAGACCCTGCTGGGCCTGAGCTTCCTGGCGGAAGGGGCCCGTCGGGGTGAGCGCGGCCACTACTTCGCCTTCTATGACGCGCCGGAGCGCATGCTCGCCCAGGCGGCGGGCGTGGGCCTGCACTTGCAGCCCCTGATGGAGCGGGGCGACCTGGAGGTGAGCTTCCGGCCGCCCACGGAGAACGTCCTCGACAAGCTGGGCACGGAGCTGCTCACCACCATCCGCAGCGGGAGGGTGCGCCGCATCTTCCTGGATGGGTATGAGGCGCTGCGTCGCGCGTCGACCCGCCACACCCGGGTGGCGCGCTTCCTGGCGGCGCTCGTCAACGAGTGCCGGGTGCGCGAGGTGACGCTCGTCTACACGGCCGAGTCCACCAGCGCCTTCGGTCCGGAGGTGAAGTTCCCGCTCAAGGGCATCTCCATGGTGGCGGAGAACATCCTGTTCCTGCGCCTGGTGGAGTTGCACGCCGGGCTGCGCCGCTTCGTCACGGTGCTGAAGGTGCGCAACAGCGACTACGACCCTTCGCTGCGGGAGTTGCACATCACGGGCAAGGGGCTCCGGGTGGGCAAGCCCTTCGCGGAGGGCCAGATGTTGATGACGGGCCTCGCGCGCACGCGCACGCCGGAAACGACGTCCCCTCCGAAGCCGCGCCGGAGCGTCCGCAAGCGCGCGGCGACCCAGGCAGCCCCCTCGAAGCCACGCCGGAACGTCAGCAAGCGCCGAGGGACCTGA
- a CDS encoding lysophospholipid acyltransferase family protein — translation MNALLSIWTWVEVGLVALAGFFVQLTLFIFTALFDKRRYVAGRCFRLVGFTAAKLTPFWRFGTHGVIPDGIAPNTVVVSNHESNADPFLISHLPWEMKWLGKKSLFRVPVVGWMMSMAGDIPVERGDRDSATGAMGRCKAWLAKGMPVMIFPEGTRSKTEELLPFKDGAFRLAIEAQADVLPLAVSGTRLALPKHSWRFATSRGLVTVGTPISTKGMTLADVETLKDQARAQIEALRAALKPLTGSGAPAPAPAPNVAR, via the coding sequence ATGAACGCACTGCTCTCCATCTGGACCTGGGTCGAGGTGGGCCTCGTGGCCCTGGCGGGCTTCTTCGTCCAGCTCACCCTGTTCATCTTCACCGCCCTGTTCGACAAGCGCCGCTACGTCGCGGGGCGGTGCTTCCGGCTGGTGGGCTTCACCGCCGCGAAGCTCACGCCCTTCTGGCGCTTCGGCACGCACGGCGTCATCCCGGATGGAATCGCGCCCAACACGGTGGTGGTGAGCAACCACGAGTCCAACGCGGATCCGTTCCTCATCTCCCACCTGCCGTGGGAGATGAAGTGGCTGGGCAAGAAGAGCCTCTTCCGGGTGCCCGTGGTGGGCTGGATGATGAGCATGGCGGGGGACATCCCCGTGGAGCGCGGCGACCGCGACTCGGCCACCGGCGCCATGGGGCGCTGCAAGGCGTGGCTCGCCAAGGGGATGCCGGTGATGATCTTCCCGGAAGGCACCCGCTCCAAGACGGAGGAGCTGCTGCCCTTCAAGGACGGCGCCTTCCGGCTCGCCATCGAGGCGCAGGCGGACGTGCTGCCCCTGGCGGTGAGCGGCACGCGGCTCGCGCTGCCCAAGCACTCGTGGCGGTTCGCCACGTCGCGCGGGCTGGTGACGGTGGGCACGCCCATCTCCACGAAGGGGATGACCCTGGCCGACGTGGAGACGCTGAAGGATCAGGCGCGCGCCCAGATTGAAGCGCTGCGCGCGGCGCTCAAGCCGCTGACGGGCAGCGGGGCTCCGGCTCCGGCGCCAGCCCCCAACGTCGCCCGGTAG
- a CDS encoding phytanoyl-CoA dioxygenase family protein → MVSVEAEGLDVAAVLAHYEAHGFARLGRVLDDAGVESLRERADDLMLGRVVYPGLFFQPDAPSGRYEDAPLGLGWQGPSLDYRKLEKLEKDPRFLAWLENPLFERIARARIPGDIVLYRAILFHKGQAGGSNLPFHQDGGKLWGLTREPDLQIWTALDDAPEGGGCLEVVPGSHRAGLVTALGGVIPPDRVAAEDAEARVVPLPVRAGEALLVHNHVWHRSGRGRPGQRRRAFSACYMSADTTCVRKKKAPRVFPPVFRHPVRGG, encoded by the coding sequence ATGGTCAGCGTGGAGGCCGAAGGGTTGGACGTGGCGGCCGTGCTCGCCCACTACGAGGCGCACGGCTTCGCACGGCTGGGCCGCGTCCTGGACGACGCGGGCGTGGAGTCCCTGCGCGAGCGGGCGGACGACCTGATGCTGGGCCGCGTGGTGTACCCGGGCCTGTTCTTCCAGCCGGACGCGCCCTCCGGACGCTACGAGGACGCGCCGCTGGGGCTGGGCTGGCAGGGGCCGTCGCTGGACTACCGCAAGCTGGAGAAGCTGGAGAAGGATCCGCGCTTCCTTGCGTGGCTGGAGAACCCGCTGTTCGAACGGATCGCGCGCGCCCGCATCCCGGGCGACATCGTCCTGTACCGGGCCATCCTCTTCCACAAGGGGCAGGCGGGCGGCAGCAACCTGCCCTTTCATCAGGACGGCGGGAAGCTGTGGGGCCTCACGCGGGAGCCCGACCTGCAGATCTGGACCGCGCTCGACGACGCGCCGGAGGGAGGCGGCTGCCTGGAGGTCGTCCCGGGCAGCCACCGGGCGGGGCTCGTGACGGCGCTGGGGGGCGTGATTCCCCCGGACCGCGTGGCGGCCGAGGACGCCGAGGCGCGCGTGGTGCCCCTGCCGGTGCGGGCCGGAGAGGCGCTGCTCGTCCACAACCACGTCTGGCACCGCTCCGGCCGCGGCCGTCCCGGGCAGCGGCGGCGCGCGTTCTCCGCCTGCTACATGAGCGCGGACACCACCTGCGTGCGCAAGAAGAAGGCCCCGCGCGTCTTTCCTCCGGTGTTCCGTCACCCGGTGCGCGGCGGCTGA
- a CDS encoding exodeoxyribonuclease III, with the protein MRVVSWNVNGLRSIHRKGFLPWLSKARADIVGLQEVRARVEQLPAEVRSPRRWKTHFVAAERPGYSGVGLFSRHEPDDLDTLLGAPAMDAEGRLQFARFGKLTVVNGYFPNGNGKDRDLSRIPFKLDFYQRLFARLEKPLRDGERVLVMGDFNTAHRDVDLARPRENRETSGFRPEEREEFDRWIRSGWVDTFRHFHAAGGHYSWWSQRAGVREKNIGWRIDYVLATPAALGYVRKAAVHPEVHGSDHCPVSVDLDPAVLT; encoded by the coding sequence GTGCGAGTCGTCTCCTGGAACGTCAACGGTCTGCGCTCCATCCACCGCAAGGGGTTCCTCCCGTGGCTGTCCAAGGCCCGGGCGGACATCGTGGGGCTGCAGGAGGTCCGTGCCCGCGTGGAGCAGCTCCCCGCCGAGGTGCGCTCCCCCCGCCGTTGGAAGACCCACTTCGTGGCCGCGGAGCGCCCTGGCTACAGCGGCGTGGGCCTCTTCAGCCGCCATGAACCGGACGACCTGGACACCCTCCTGGGTGCCCCCGCCATGGACGCGGAGGGGCGCCTCCAGTTCGCCCGCTTCGGCAAGCTCACCGTGGTCAACGGCTACTTCCCCAACGGCAACGGGAAGGACCGGGACCTGAGCCGCATCCCCTTCAAGCTGGACTTCTACCAGCGCCTCTTCGCCCGGCTGGAGAAGCCGCTGCGCGACGGCGAGCGCGTGCTCGTGATGGGTGACTTCAACACGGCGCACCGCGACGTTGACCTGGCGCGCCCGCGCGAGAACCGCGAGACGAGCGGCTTCCGCCCGGAGGAGCGCGAGGAGTTCGACCGGTGGATCCGCTCAGGCTGGGTGGACACCTTCCGGCACTTCCACGCCGCGGGCGGCCACTACTCCTGGTGGAGCCAGCGGGCCGGCGTGCGAGAGAAGAACATCGGCTGGCGCATCGACTACGTGCTGGCGACACCGGCGGCGCTCGGCTACGTGCGCAAGGCGGCGGTGCACCCGGAAGTCCACGGGTCGGACCACTGCCCCGTGAGCGTGGACCTGGATCCGGCCGTCCTTACCTGA
- a CDS encoding WbqC family protein, with the protein MSGHPGVLVAEQPHYLPWVDFYEQVARAGTLVVLDDVQWLRRGWQRRTRVALPLGVPTPPPTEPGFQWMSIPLEDPHRDTRIRDLAVDARQPWARKHLQTLVTLYGGRPFFRAQVLPRLEPFYDAAARESGPGSLLRVLLSSMALFYEPLGLAPNLVCASTLERRGEDKTQRLVEYCLQTGAHTYYSGTGSTLYLKPERFRAVDVRLLWQRFRHPDYAQGREGRFVTGLSVVDVLANVPLETVRAWLQPSPWGPFAGDGPQPLQRADAEVGPDGGLSKRTK; encoded by the coding sequence GTGTCCGGACACCCGGGAGTCCTTGTCGCCGAGCAGCCCCACTACCTGCCGTGGGTGGACTTCTACGAGCAGGTGGCCCGCGCCGGCACGCTGGTGGTGCTGGACGACGTGCAGTGGCTGCGCCGGGGCTGGCAGCGCCGCACGCGCGTGGCCCTGCCCCTGGGCGTGCCCACGCCACCACCCACCGAGCCGGGCTTCCAGTGGATGTCCATTCCGCTGGAGGATCCGCACCGCGACACGCGCATCCGCGACCTCGCCGTGGACGCGCGCCAGCCGTGGGCGCGCAAGCACCTCCAGACGCTGGTGACGCTCTACGGCGGGCGCCCCTTCTTCCGCGCGCAGGTGCTGCCGCGCCTGGAGCCCTTCTACGACGCGGCGGCGCGCGAGTCCGGGCCGGGGTCCCTGCTGCGCGTGCTGCTGTCCAGCATGGCGCTCTTCTACGAGCCGCTGGGCCTCGCGCCGAACCTCGTGTGCGCGTCCACGCTGGAGCGCCGGGGCGAGGACAAGACGCAGCGGCTGGTGGAGTACTGCCTGCAGACGGGGGCGCACACGTACTACTCGGGGACGGGCTCCACGCTGTACCTGAAGCCGGAGCGATTCCGCGCGGTGGACGTGCGCCTCTTGTGGCAGCGCTTCCGTCACCCGGACTACGCGCAGGGGCGCGAGGGCCGCTTCGTGACGGGGCTGTCGGTGGTGGACGTGCTGGCCAACGTGCCGCTGGAGACGGTGCGCGCGTGGCTCCAGCCGTCGCCGTGGGGGCCGTTCGCGGGGGACGGCCCCCAGCCGCTTCAGCGAGCGGACGCGGAGGTGGGCCCGGACGGAGGCTTGTCGAAGCGCACGAAGTAG
- a CDS encoding alpha/beta fold hydrolase, which yields MPYRCSTHFVSAPDGTRVAVHNHGAGLPEAARERTLAGRPPVLLTNGIGTSENFWRHIVGNLEQDHRVVHWDYRGHGRSDESSDGDYRVKVHVDDLERVTEETMVRGNGRPPHHIAFSMGVRILLELYRRRPELVPSMTLIAGTPGVPGAGDPRWGSKLALSATRQALRAGTPWVPVVAPAVKAVIASRFADPLARAVGALRARAPREDIAEFLDALYRMSPQAYWHTLRGLTEGHAWDVVPTVRVPVMIIAARDDVLVPLSEVQRLHRALPQADWLQVDDAGHAGLLEAGTEISEAVRRFLLIHGLEAPAPR from the coding sequence ATGCCCTACCGTTGCTCGACGCACTTCGTCTCCGCCCCGGATGGCACCCGGGTGGCGGTCCACAACCACGGCGCGGGCCTGCCGGAAGCGGCGCGGGAGCGGACGCTCGCGGGCCGGCCGCCGGTGCTGCTGACCAACGGCATCGGGACGTCGGAGAACTTCTGGCGCCACATCGTCGGAAACCTGGAGCAGGACCACCGCGTGGTGCACTGGGACTACCGGGGCCACGGCCGCAGCGACGAGTCCAGCGACGGCGACTACCGCGTGAAGGTGCACGTGGACGACCTGGAGCGCGTCACCGAGGAGACGATGGTGCGCGGCAACGGCCGGCCACCGCACCACATCGCCTTCTCCATGGGCGTGCGCATCCTCCTGGAGCTGTACCGGCGCCGCCCGGAGCTGGTGCCGTCCATGACGCTCATCGCCGGGACGCCCGGGGTGCCGGGCGCGGGGGATCCGCGCTGGGGCTCGAAGCTGGCGCTGTCCGCCACGCGCCAGGCCCTGCGCGCCGGGACGCCCTGGGTGCCGGTGGTGGCGCCCGCGGTGAAGGCCGTCATCGCCAGCCGCTTCGCGGATCCGCTCGCCCGGGCCGTGGGCGCGCTGCGGGCCCGGGCGCCGCGCGAGGACATCGCCGAGTTCCTGGACGCGCTCTACCGCATGAGCCCCCAGGCCTACTGGCACACCCTGCGCGGGCTCACGGAGGGCCACGCCTGGGACGTGGTGCCCACCGTGCGCGTGCCCGTGATGATCATCGCCGCCCGCGATGACGTGCTCGTGCCGCTGAGCGAGGTCCAGCGGCTGCACCGCGCGCTGCCCCAGGCCGACTGGCTCCAGGTGGACGACGCCGGCCACGCGGGTCTGCTGGAGGCCGGGACGGAGATCTCCGAGGCCGTCCGGCGCTTCCTGCTGATCCACGGCCTGGAGGCGCCAGCCCCCCGCTAA